From the genome of Roseiconus lacunae, one region includes:
- a CDS encoding arylsulfatase, with amino-acid sequence MHYPTPHLRVFFLLVALCSAILVPLTIPQRVLADRPNFVFILSDDVAQGDLGCYGQQLIATPHLDRMAAEGTRYTQAYCGTTVCAPSRSSFFTGLHSGHCPVRGNYEVPPEGQLPLPTDVVTIAEVAKSAGYATSTFGKWGMGFFETTGDPFRQGVDRFFGYNCQRHAHSYFPTYLYDDAQPFALPGNDGRTIGKTYAQTLIQDAMIRWVKDHADEPFMLFYAITLPHGRHEIDDLGEYADKPWTLKQKSYAAQVTRTDSDVGQLLQTLRDTGIAENTLVVFSGDNGSSFNSQSEIGKRFDQASNGLRGFKRGMYEGALRQAAIAWWPGAVPAGRVSDQPWAFWDLMPTFVELSGANVPQGYETDGHSLVSFFKGGDAPQRDYFYWELHEGNLPSQAARFGSWKAVRNGFDKPIEVYNLDRDPGESRNIAAKHPGIVSKAESIFAKAHRPDPNWPLNGRSEQRIKVSQQAWAIKRQRDKSGWIPENAITADSLPENSQSD; translated from the coding sequence ATGCATTACCCCACACCACACCTTCGGGTTTTCTTTCTCCTCGTCGCACTTTGCAGTGCGATCCTCGTGCCCTTGACCATTCCGCAGCGTGTGCTCGCCGACCGCCCCAATTTTGTCTTCATTCTCAGCGATGACGTGGCCCAGGGAGACCTGGGGTGCTACGGACAGCAACTGATCGCGACACCGCACCTGGACCGGATGGCCGCCGAAGGCACGCGTTACACCCAAGCCTACTGCGGCACCACGGTCTGCGCTCCCAGTCGCTCTTCCTTCTTCACCGGGTTGCACAGCGGGCACTGCCCCGTTCGAGGCAACTATGAAGTTCCACCGGAAGGCCAACTACCGCTCCCGACCGACGTTGTCACGATCGCCGAAGTCGCTAAGTCAGCCGGTTATGCGACATCGACTTTTGGGAAATGGGGAATGGGCTTTTTCGAAACCACCGGTGATCCTTTTCGCCAAGGTGTGGACCGCTTCTTCGGATACAACTGCCAACGCCACGCCCATTCGTACTTCCCAACGTACCTGTACGACGACGCTCAACCGTTCGCCTTACCCGGTAACGACGGACGCACCATCGGAAAAACCTACGCCCAAACGTTGATCCAGGACGCCATGATCCGATGGGTCAAAGATCATGCGGACGAACCGTTCATGCTCTTTTACGCAATCACCCTGCCACATGGCCGACACGAAATCGATGACTTGGGTGAGTACGCTGACAAACCTTGGACGCTAAAACAAAAAAGCTATGCCGCCCAAGTTACGCGAACAGACTCCGATGTCGGTCAACTTCTGCAAACACTTCGAGATACCGGCATTGCAGAAAACACTCTGGTCGTTTTCTCCGGCGACAATGGTTCGTCGTTCAATAGCCAATCCGAAATCGGAAAACGTTTTGACCAAGCGAGCAATGGTCTTCGTGGTTTCAAGCGTGGCATGTACGAAGGTGCGCTACGACAAGCCGCGATCGCATGGTGGCCAGGCGCCGTCCCCGCAGGTAGGGTGAGTGATCAACCCTGGGCGTTTTGGGACCTAATGCCAACGTTTGTTGAATTGTCCGGCGCGAACGTTCCACAAGGATACGAAACCGATGGTCATTCCCTGGTCAGTTTTTTCAAAGGCGGTGACGCACCTCAACGTGACTACTTCTACTGGGAACTGCACGAAGGCAATCTGCCTTCTCAAGCGGCTCGATTTGGTTCGTGGAAAGCCGTCCGAAACGGATTTGACAAACCGATCGAAGTCTATAACCTCGACCGCGATCCTGGTGAATCCCGTAATATCGCCGCGAAACATCCTGGCATCGTTTCCAAAGCAGAATCGATCTTCGCCAAAGCCCACAGGCCCGATCCCAATTGGCCTCTGAACGGTCGATCGGAGCAACGCATCAAAGTTTCTCAGCAAGCCTGGGCAATTAAACGGCAGAGAGACAAATCCGGTTGGATCCCAGAAAACGCCATAACAGCCGATTCGCTACCAGAGAACTCTCAATCCGATTGA